A genomic region of Raphanus sativus cultivar WK10039 chromosome 6, ASM80110v3, whole genome shotgun sequence contains the following coding sequences:
- the LOC108812321 gene encoding mediator of RNA polymerase II transcription subunit 15a isoform X1, whose protein sequence is MDNNNWRPDLPNGDPSMDTGDWRSQLPPDSRQKILNKIMETLKKHLPHSGTDGVNELRRIAARFEEKIFNGAVTQSDYLRKISMKMLTMETKSQNATGSSSSIPAANNVSSMDSIVPNNQGHLLPGTLPNNQSQAPPQPLLSQTMQSNTVSGMTGSTALTNNNATGVVNQNSSMQTVAGMLQDSSGQHGLSSNMFSGSQRQMLGRPHAMSSQQQQPQSAQFLYQQQLQQQLLKQNFQSGNVQHIQQQQQQNLLQPNQMQQPGISTSSSAVSSAPHQGLHTNQQSSPQLSAQQTTTQSMLRQHQSSLLRQHPQSQQASAMHQQQTSLSQQPISPLQQQQAQMMRQQAANGSGIQQKQMMGQNVVGDMQQQHQQRLLNQQNNILNMQQKQQIPGQQQLMSQQNSLQTTHQQPLSTSHSNVAGLQQPQQQLLSSQVGNSSLQTNQQSVQNMLSQPTVGLQRTHQAGHGVFSSQGQQSQNQMIPLQSHHQQLGLQQQQPNLLQQDVQQRLQSSGQVTGSLLPPQSVVDQQRQQIFQSQRTLPERPSSSLDSTAQTESANGVDWQEEVFQKIQTMKEAYLPDLSEIDQRVGAKLQHDSSLPPEQRSEQFEKLRQFKNMLERMIQFLSVPKINIMPALKDKVANYEKQIINFLNNNRPKRPVHQGQMQQQSAQNSQDQSHDSQANKQMQSMSMPPRAQQSSLANMQNNVLSSRPGVSAPQQNIPCSIPASSLESGQGNALSNGQQVAMGSMQQNTSQQVNNSCASAQSGLSTLQSNFNQAQLSSGLLQQQHLKQQQDQQMSQQFKQQLQQRQMQQQQQQQLLQKQQLSQQQQQQLQARQQGAQSDMNDLSARQGVNVSRGMFQQHSLQGQRATYPLQQLKPGSQLPVTPPQLLSGASPLMTQQHFSPQLDQKNVMSSINKMATPLQPAHSPFVVPSPSTPLAPSPMQVDSEKPSGAMGNTARQQATGIMQSGVQSIAIGTPGISASPLLQEFTSPDGNNLNPSAAELPIERLIRVVKTISPQSLSSGVSDIRSVVSMVDRVAGSAPGNGSRASVGEDLVAMTKCRLQARNLMTQEGMTATKKMKRHTTAMPLSVGDNYNQFASSETSDLESTATSVGKKARTEREHALLEEIKEINQRLIDTVVEISDDEDADDPSEGATASKGCEGTTVRFLFKAVSLSPSLKAHLLSTQMSPIQPLRLLVPCSYPNGSPSLLDKLPEETSKENEDLSSKAMARFNVLLRSLSQPMSLKDIAKTWDACARTVICEYAQQFGGGTFSSKYGAWEKFVAAS, encoded by the exons ATGGATAATAACAATTGGAGGCCTGATCTTCCAAATGGAGATCCTTCCATGGACACTGGTGACTGGAGAAGTCAATTGCCACCTGATTCACGCCAGAAGATTCTCAACAAAAT AATGGAAACACTAAAGAAGCACCTTCCACATTCTGGAACAGATGGAGTTAACGAGCTTAGGAGAATTGCTGCTAGATTCGAGGAGAAAATTTTCAACGGAGCTGTTACCCAG AGTGATTACCTTCGGAAAATATCCATGAAGATGCTGACTATGGAGACTAAATCACAAAATGCAACCGGCTCTTCCTCATCTATCCCTGCCGCTAATAATGTCTCATCCATGGATTCAA TAGTACCCAACAATCAAGGGCACCTTCTTCCGGGAACTTTACCGAACAACCAATCTCAAGCACCACCTCAGCCGTTGCTGTCCCAAACCATGCAGAGTAATACTGTCTCTGGAATGACTGGTTCCACTGCTTTAACCAATAACAATGCCACAGGCGTTGTAAACCAGAACTCCAGTATGCAAACTGTAGCCGGAATGTTGCAAGATTCATCTGGCCAGCATGGCCTTTCTTCGAACATGTTTTCAGGATCCCAAAGGCAGATGCTTGGCAGGCCGCATGCTATGTCTTCACAACAGCAGCAGCCACAGAGTGCACAGTTTCTTTATCAGCAGCAGCTGCAGCAGCAACTTCTCAAGCAGAATTTTCAGTCAGGGAATGTTCAGCAcatacaacaacaacagcaacaaaatTTGCTGCAGCCCAATCAAATGCAACAGCCTGGCATTTCAACATCTTCCTCAGCTGTGAGCTCGGCTCCTCACCAGGGTCTTCACACAAATCAGCAGTCAAGTCCTCAGTTGTCTGCTCAGCAGACTACGACACAGTCTATGCTTCGTCAGCATCAATCTTCGCTGCTAAGGCAACATCCGCAATCACAACAAGCCTCTGCCATGCATCAGCAGCAAACTTCATTGTCGCAACAGCCTATTTCTCCTCTACAACAGCAGCAAGCACAAATGATGCGACAACAAGCTGCAAATGGCTCAGGCATCCAACAGAAGCAGATGATGGGACAGAATGTTGTCGGGGATATGCAGCAGCAACACCAGCAAAGGTTACTGAACCAACAAAATAATATTCTGAATATGCAGCAGAAGCAGCAAATACCGGGCCAACAGCAGCTGATGTCTCAACAAAACAGCCTTCAGACTACGCATCAGCAACCACTGAGCACTAGTCATAGCAATGTTGCAGGACTGCAGCAACCACAACAACAGTTGCTCAGTTCCCAGGTTGGTAATTCGAGCTTGCAGACTAACCAGCAGTCGGTGCAGAACATGTTATCACAGCCAACGGTTGGGCTACAACGAACTCATCAGGCTGGCCATGGCGTCTTTTCTTCTCAGGGCCAACAGTCACAGAATCAGATGATACCCCTTCAGTCGCATCATCAGCAGCTAGGtttgcaacaacaacaacctaaTCTGCTACAACAGGATGTGCAACAAAGACTACAATCTTCTGGCCAAGTCACTGGTTCCCTACTTCCACCTCAAAGTGTAGTGGACCAACAGAGACAACAAATATTTCAATCCCAAAGAACTCTTCCGGAGAGGCCATCAT cttCACTGGACTCGACGGCACAGACGGAGAGTGCAAATGGAGTCGATTGGCAAGAAGAAGTTTTCCAAAAG ATCCAAACTATGAAAGAGGCGTACTTACCAGATCTTAGTGAAATAGATCAGAGAGTTGGAGCCAAGTTACAGCAT GATTCTTCTCTTCCGCCCGAACAAAGATCAGAGCAGTTTGAGAAATTAAGACAATTCAAGAATATGTTAGAGCGAATGATACAATTCCTATCGGTTCCGAAGATCAATATCATGCCTGCATTAAAGGATAAGGTAGCTAATTATGAGAAGCAGAttataaatttcttaaataataacAGGCCGAAGAGGCCAGTACATCAAGGGCAGATGCAGCAACAATCAGCTCAGAACAGTCAGGATCAGTCTCATGATAGTCAAGCAAATAAGCAGATGCAGTCAATGAGCATGCCGCCAAGGGCACAACAGAGTAGTCTAGCAAATATGCAGAACAATGTTCTATCATCTCGTCCTGGAGTTTCAGCTCCGCAGCAGAACATTCCCTGTTCCATACCGGCTTCTAGTTTAGAGTCAGGCCAAGGAAATGCACTGAGTAACGGTCAGCAGGTTGCCATGGGATCCATGCAACAAAATACTTCTCAACAAGTGAATAACAGTTGTGCCTCTGCTCAAAGTGGGTTAAGTACTCTGCAGTCTAATTTTAACCAAGCCCAGTTAAGTTCCGGTTTGCTTCAGCAACAGCACCTGAAGCAACAGCAGGACCAACAAATGTCGCAGCAGTTCAAACAGCAACTTCAGCAGCGCCAaatgcagcagcagcagcagcagcagctgctacagaagcaGCAGTTAagtcagcagcagcagcagcagttgCAAGCAAGACAGCAAGGGGCACAAAGTGATATGAATGATTTATCAGCGAGGCAGGGGGTGAATGTCAGTCGTGGGATGTTCCAGCAACATTCTCTGCAGGGTCAGCGTGCTACTTATCCCCTTCAACAGTTAAAACCAGGCTCCCAGCTTCCTGTTACGCCGCCTCAACTTCTCTCAGGTGCATCTCCTCTGATGACACAACAACATTTCTCTCCTCAGCTCGACCAGAAAAATGTGATGTCATCTATCAACAAGATGGCAACTCCATTGCAACCTGCACACTCCCCTTTTGTTGTTCCGTCTCCTTCAACCCCCCTGGCTCCGTCCCCTATGCAAGTTGACTCTGAGAAACCATCTGGAGCAATGGGAAATACTGCACGCCAACAAGCAACTGGCATCATGCAAAGTGGAGTTCAATCCATTGCAATTGGGACTCCAGGGATCTCTGCATCTCCTCTCCTTCAGGAGTTTACCAGTCCTGATGGAAATAATTTAAATCCAAGTGCGGCGGAGCTGCCTATTGAACGCCTTATTAGAGTC GTGAAGACCATCTCACCGCAATCACTTTCTTCTGGAGTAAGTGACATCAGATCTGTTGTGAGCATGGTTGATAGGGTAGCCGGTTCAGCCCCCGGAAACGGTTCAAGAGCTTCAGTTGGTGAGGATTTGGTTGCAATGACAAAGTGTCGTCTCCAAGCAAGAAACCTCATGACGCAAGAAGGAATGACGGCGACCAAGAAAATGAAACGTCACACAACTGCAATGCCATTAAGTGTTGGTGATAACTACAATCAGTTCGCAAGTTCAGAAACATCAGATCTGGAATCTACTGCGACCTCTGTTGGCAAGAAGGCCAGAACTGAG AGGGAGCATGCCCTTTTGGAGGAAATCAAGGAAATAAACCAGCGGCTGATAGATACAGTTGTTGAGATTAGTGATGATGAAGATGCTGATGATCCTAGTGAGGGAGcaacagcaagcaaaggttGTGAAGGAACAACAGTAAGATTCCTGTTTAAAGCGGTTTCTCTCAGCCCATCCTTGAAGGCTCATCTCTTATCAACCCAAATG TCTCCTATTCAACCATTGCGTCTGCTGGTACCTTGTAGCTACCCCAACGGCTCCCCATCTCTCCTGGATAAACTCCCGGAGGAGACCAG CAAAGAGAATGAGGACCTGTCATCCAAGGCTATGGCAAGGTTCAACGTATTGCTAAGAAGTTTGTCACAGCCGATGTCGCTCAAAGACATAGCCAAGACATGGGACGCATGCGCTCGGACTGTGATCTGTGAGTACGCACAGCAATTTGGAGGTGGAACTTTCAGCTCAAAATACGGTGCTTGGGAGAAATTTGTAGCCGCTTCCTGA
- the LOC108812321 gene encoding mediator of RNA polymerase II transcription subunit 15a isoform X3: MKMLTMETKSQNATGSSSSIPAANNVSSMDSIVPNNQGHLLPGTLPNNQSQAPPQPLLSQTMQSNTVSGMTGSTALTNNNATGVVNQNSSMQTVAGMLQDSSGQHGLSSNMFSGSQRQMLGRPHAMSSQQQQPQSAQFLYQQQLQQQLLKQNFQSGNVQHIQQQQQQNLLQPNQMQQPGISTSSSAVSSAPHQGLHTNQQSSPQLSAQQTTTQSMLRQHQSSLLRQHPQSQQASAMHQQQTSLSQQPISPLQQQQAQMMRQQAANGSGIQQKQMMGQNVVGDMQQQHQQRLLNQQNNILNMQQKQQIPGQQQLMSQQNSLQTTHQQPLSTSHSNVAGLQQPQQQLLSSQVGNSSLQTNQQSVQNMLSQPTVGLQRTHQAGHGVFSSQGQQSQNQMIPLQSHHQQLGLQQQQPNLLQQDVQQRLQSSGQVTGSLLPPQSVVDQQRQQIFQSQRTLPERPSSSLDSTAQTESANGVDWQEEVFQKIQTMKEAYLPDLSEIDQRVGAKLQHDSSLPPEQRSEQFEKLRQFKNMLERMIQFLSVPKINIMPALKDKVANYEKQIINFLNNNRPKRPVHQGQMQQQSAQNSQDQSHDSQANKQMQSMSMPPRAQQSSLANMQNNVLSSRPGVSAPQQNIPCSIPASSLESGQGNALSNGQQVAMGSMQQNTSQQVNNSCASAQSGLSTLQSNFNQAQLSSGLLQQQHLKQQQDQQMSQQFKQQLQQRQMQQQQQQQLLQKQQLSQQQQQQLQARQQGAQSDMNDLSARQGVNVSRGMFQQHSLQGQRATYPLQQLKPGSQLPVTPPQLLSGASPLMTQQHFSPQLDQKNVMSSINKMATPLQPAHSPFVVPSPSTPLAPSPMQVDSEKPSGAMGNTARQQATGIMQSGVQSIAIGTPGISASPLLQEFTSPDGNNLNPSAAELPIERLIRVVKTISPQSLSSGVSDIRSVVSMVDRVAGSAPGNGSRASVGEDLVAMTKCRLQARNLMTQEGMTATKKMKRHTTAMPLSVGDNYNQFASSETSDLESTATSVGKKARTEREHALLEEIKEINQRLIDTVVEISDDEDADDPSEGATASKGCEGTTVRFLFKAVSLSPSLKAHLLSTQMSPIQPLRLLVPCSYPNGSPSLLDKLPEETSKENEDLSSKAMARFNVLLRSLSQPMSLKDIAKTWDACARTVICEYAQQFGGGTFSSKYGAWEKFVAAS, encoded by the exons ATGAAGATGCTGACTATGGAGACTAAATCACAAAATGCAACCGGCTCTTCCTCATCTATCCCTGCCGCTAATAATGTCTCATCCATGGATTCAA TAGTACCCAACAATCAAGGGCACCTTCTTCCGGGAACTTTACCGAACAACCAATCTCAAGCACCACCTCAGCCGTTGCTGTCCCAAACCATGCAGAGTAATACTGTCTCTGGAATGACTGGTTCCACTGCTTTAACCAATAACAATGCCACAGGCGTTGTAAACCAGAACTCCAGTATGCAAACTGTAGCCGGAATGTTGCAAGATTCATCTGGCCAGCATGGCCTTTCTTCGAACATGTTTTCAGGATCCCAAAGGCAGATGCTTGGCAGGCCGCATGCTATGTCTTCACAACAGCAGCAGCCACAGAGTGCACAGTTTCTTTATCAGCAGCAGCTGCAGCAGCAACTTCTCAAGCAGAATTTTCAGTCAGGGAATGTTCAGCAcatacaacaacaacagcaacaaaatTTGCTGCAGCCCAATCAAATGCAACAGCCTGGCATTTCAACATCTTCCTCAGCTGTGAGCTCGGCTCCTCACCAGGGTCTTCACACAAATCAGCAGTCAAGTCCTCAGTTGTCTGCTCAGCAGACTACGACACAGTCTATGCTTCGTCAGCATCAATCTTCGCTGCTAAGGCAACATCCGCAATCACAACAAGCCTCTGCCATGCATCAGCAGCAAACTTCATTGTCGCAACAGCCTATTTCTCCTCTACAACAGCAGCAAGCACAAATGATGCGACAACAAGCTGCAAATGGCTCAGGCATCCAACAGAAGCAGATGATGGGACAGAATGTTGTCGGGGATATGCAGCAGCAACACCAGCAAAGGTTACTGAACCAACAAAATAATATTCTGAATATGCAGCAGAAGCAGCAAATACCGGGCCAACAGCAGCTGATGTCTCAACAAAACAGCCTTCAGACTACGCATCAGCAACCACTGAGCACTAGTCATAGCAATGTTGCAGGACTGCAGCAACCACAACAACAGTTGCTCAGTTCCCAGGTTGGTAATTCGAGCTTGCAGACTAACCAGCAGTCGGTGCAGAACATGTTATCACAGCCAACGGTTGGGCTACAACGAACTCATCAGGCTGGCCATGGCGTCTTTTCTTCTCAGGGCCAACAGTCACAGAATCAGATGATACCCCTTCAGTCGCATCATCAGCAGCTAGGtttgcaacaacaacaacctaaTCTGCTACAACAGGATGTGCAACAAAGACTACAATCTTCTGGCCAAGTCACTGGTTCCCTACTTCCACCTCAAAGTGTAGTGGACCAACAGAGACAACAAATATTTCAATCCCAAAGAACTCTTCCGGAGAGGCCATCAT cttCACTGGACTCGACGGCACAGACGGAGAGTGCAAATGGAGTCGATTGGCAAGAAGAAGTTTTCCAAAAG ATCCAAACTATGAAAGAGGCGTACTTACCAGATCTTAGTGAAATAGATCAGAGAGTTGGAGCCAAGTTACAGCAT GATTCTTCTCTTCCGCCCGAACAAAGATCAGAGCAGTTTGAGAAATTAAGACAATTCAAGAATATGTTAGAGCGAATGATACAATTCCTATCGGTTCCGAAGATCAATATCATGCCTGCATTAAAGGATAAGGTAGCTAATTATGAGAAGCAGAttataaatttcttaaataataacAGGCCGAAGAGGCCAGTACATCAAGGGCAGATGCAGCAACAATCAGCTCAGAACAGTCAGGATCAGTCTCATGATAGTCAAGCAAATAAGCAGATGCAGTCAATGAGCATGCCGCCAAGGGCACAACAGAGTAGTCTAGCAAATATGCAGAACAATGTTCTATCATCTCGTCCTGGAGTTTCAGCTCCGCAGCAGAACATTCCCTGTTCCATACCGGCTTCTAGTTTAGAGTCAGGCCAAGGAAATGCACTGAGTAACGGTCAGCAGGTTGCCATGGGATCCATGCAACAAAATACTTCTCAACAAGTGAATAACAGTTGTGCCTCTGCTCAAAGTGGGTTAAGTACTCTGCAGTCTAATTTTAACCAAGCCCAGTTAAGTTCCGGTTTGCTTCAGCAACAGCACCTGAAGCAACAGCAGGACCAACAAATGTCGCAGCAGTTCAAACAGCAACTTCAGCAGCGCCAaatgcagcagcagcagcagcagcagctgctacagaagcaGCAGTTAagtcagcagcagcagcagcagttgCAAGCAAGACAGCAAGGGGCACAAAGTGATATGAATGATTTATCAGCGAGGCAGGGGGTGAATGTCAGTCGTGGGATGTTCCAGCAACATTCTCTGCAGGGTCAGCGTGCTACTTATCCCCTTCAACAGTTAAAACCAGGCTCCCAGCTTCCTGTTACGCCGCCTCAACTTCTCTCAGGTGCATCTCCTCTGATGACACAACAACATTTCTCTCCTCAGCTCGACCAGAAAAATGTGATGTCATCTATCAACAAGATGGCAACTCCATTGCAACCTGCACACTCCCCTTTTGTTGTTCCGTCTCCTTCAACCCCCCTGGCTCCGTCCCCTATGCAAGTTGACTCTGAGAAACCATCTGGAGCAATGGGAAATACTGCACGCCAACAAGCAACTGGCATCATGCAAAGTGGAGTTCAATCCATTGCAATTGGGACTCCAGGGATCTCTGCATCTCCTCTCCTTCAGGAGTTTACCAGTCCTGATGGAAATAATTTAAATCCAAGTGCGGCGGAGCTGCCTATTGAACGCCTTATTAGAGTC GTGAAGACCATCTCACCGCAATCACTTTCTTCTGGAGTAAGTGACATCAGATCTGTTGTGAGCATGGTTGATAGGGTAGCCGGTTCAGCCCCCGGAAACGGTTCAAGAGCTTCAGTTGGTGAGGATTTGGTTGCAATGACAAAGTGTCGTCTCCAAGCAAGAAACCTCATGACGCAAGAAGGAATGACGGCGACCAAGAAAATGAAACGTCACACAACTGCAATGCCATTAAGTGTTGGTGATAACTACAATCAGTTCGCAAGTTCAGAAACATCAGATCTGGAATCTACTGCGACCTCTGTTGGCAAGAAGGCCAGAACTGAG AGGGAGCATGCCCTTTTGGAGGAAATCAAGGAAATAAACCAGCGGCTGATAGATACAGTTGTTGAGATTAGTGATGATGAAGATGCTGATGATCCTAGTGAGGGAGcaacagcaagcaaaggttGTGAAGGAACAACAGTAAGATTCCTGTTTAAAGCGGTTTCTCTCAGCCCATCCTTGAAGGCTCATCTCTTATCAACCCAAATG TCTCCTATTCAACCATTGCGTCTGCTGGTACCTTGTAGCTACCCCAACGGCTCCCCATCTCTCCTGGATAAACTCCCGGAGGAGACCAG CAAAGAGAATGAGGACCTGTCATCCAAGGCTATGGCAAGGTTCAACGTATTGCTAAGAAGTTTGTCACAGCCGATGTCGCTCAAAGACATAGCCAAGACATGGGACGCATGCGCTCGGACTGTGATCTGTGAGTACGCACAGCAATTTGGAGGTGGAACTTTCAGCTCAAAATACGGTGCTTGGGAGAAATTTGTAGCCGCTTCCTGA